One Candidatus Nanosynbacter featherlites genomic region harbors:
- a CDS encoding Ig-like domain-containing protein has translation MKKRGLAALFALLAMVFGFSGVAAAVPESPDTTAATSSCTPRPISAGEISAEYIRTMDGKDFAAYKSVEFGFGLALEEGHCEGDSITFTPPAELGDYGTPINLATENGEIIAHAVYKGGKVSITLTDAVEVANHYAFEAYGWWRVDIDDTLVPGETRDLLWEIGGQTRRTEIHVGECPGCSQPGPGASKWGVVHPNDPSLVEVTLVTPTATTDAQEFILRDELTSQGQVFSCDSNTVLSQAGTYREASVWGRPLYTHRTTVDTMECSSTVLTMKLTLNEGEKARVEFYLHVDPTDPGPWTDSATITSQDRSWDASATVRRAESGGGASYLLKPEPSPSPTPESTPTPTPSPTPSVTPSPEPTPSPSTTPTPEPSPTPEPSPSATPEPSPTPSASATVTPTPKATPSATAPAASPTPTRGQEVVAPPAQPPHGRPGGGLAHTGTNGDLLIKLSAGLVIVGLGFGGFVEARRRRSSREE, from the coding sequence ATGAAGAAACGTGGGCTAGCAGCGCTGTTTGCGCTGCTAGCTATGGTCTTCGGGTTCTCGGGGGTGGCAGCTGCTGTCCCCGAGAGCCCCGACACGACGGCAGCAACGTCGTCGTGCACTCCCCGGCCGATCTCGGCGGGGGAAATCAGCGCGGAGTACATCCGCACCATGGACGGTAAAGATTTCGCGGCCTACAAGTCCGTGGAATTCGGGTTTGGCTTGGCCCTCGAGGAGGGTCATTGTGAAGGTGATAGCATCACCTTCACACCACCGGCGGAACTGGGGGATTACGGTACCCCCATCAATCTCGCCACCGAAAATGGCGAGATTATCGCTCACGCCGTCTACAAAGGCGGTAAGGTCAGTATCACACTGACCGATGCCGTTGAGGTGGCCAACCATTACGCCTTCGAGGCGTATGGCTGGTGGCGCGTCGACATTGACGACACGCTCGTTCCCGGGGAAACCCGGGACCTCCTGTGGGAGATCGGCGGTCAAACCCGCCGGACTGAGATCCACGTGGGGGAGTGTCCGGGCTGCAGCCAGCCCGGGCCTGGAGCCTCGAAATGGGGTGTCGTTCACCCGAATGACCCCTCATTGGTCGAGGTTACGTTAGTAACCCCGACCGCTACCACGGACGCCCAAGAGTTCATCCTGAGGGATGAACTCACGTCTCAGGGCCAAGTTTTCTCTTGCGACAGCAACACCGTGCTGTCGCAAGCAGGAACTTACAGAGAAGCGAGTGTATGGGGTAGACCCCTATACACTCATCGCACGACAGTCGATACAATGGAGTGCTCCTCCACTGTATTGACGATGAAACTCACTCTAAACGAGGGTGAGAAGGCACGCGTGGAGTTCTATCTCCACGTTGACCCCACGGACCCCGGTCCGTGGACAGACAGTGCGACTATCACATCCCAGGATCGCTCCTGGGATGCCTCCGCCACCGTGCGGAGGGCAGAATCAGGAGGTGGCGCAAGCTACCTCCTGAAGCCGGAGCCGTCACCGTCGCCGACACCGGAGTCAACTCCGACGCCGACCCCGAGCCCGACTCCGTCGGTGACGCCGTCACCGGAGCCGACGCCATCACCGAGCACAACACCGACCCCGGAGCCGAGCCCGACTCCGGAACCGTCGCCAAGTGCAACGCCGGAACCGTCGCCGACGCCCAGCGCGTCAGCAACGGTCACGCCGACACCGAAGGCCACGCCTTCGGCGACTGCGCCGGCCGCCTCCCCGACCCCAACAAGGGGCCAGGAGGTCGTCGCGCCCCCCGCCCAGCCGCCGCACGGGCGGCCAGGTGGGGGACTGGCGCACACCGGCACCAACGGTGACCTGCTGATTAAACTATCAGCAGGTCTGGTTATCGTAGGACTGGGCTTTGGCGGTTTCGTCGAAGCCCGGCGGCGTCGCTCCTCGCGCGAGGAGTGA
- the rplJ gene encoding 50S ribosomal protein L10 — protein sequence MAISRDKKQTLVAELTELLKDAKGTAFARYQGLSVAELQELRKAAREANVVIKVVKNRLVRVALEGVDTYKETDTDLLVGQLVYAISAEDEVMPAKVLDTFAKTHPALQLAGGFSGEGLSINEADIKALAGLPSKDQLVAEVVAQLLSPVHDTVGALGGNLHGLLDGIEAKATA from the coding sequence ATGGCAATTTCACGCGATAAAAAACAAACTTTGGTTGCTGAACTAACAGAGCTTCTAAAAGACGCCAAAGGTACGGCATTTGCGCGGTACCAGGGTCTGAGCGTGGCTGAACTACAAGAGCTGCGCAAGGCTGCTCGCGAGGCAAACGTCGTCATCAAGGTGGTTAAAAACCGCTTGGTGCGCGTAGCACTAGAGGGCGTCGACACCTACAAAGAAACCGATACCGACCTCCTGGTTGGCCAATTGGTCTACGCCATCAGTGCCGAAGACGAGGTCATGCCAGCGAAAGTTTTGGACACGTTTGCAAAGACGCATCCAGCACTGCAGTTGGCTGGTGGTTTCTCAGGTGAAGGCCTCAGCATCAATGAAGCTGACATCAAAGCATTGGCGGGTCTACCAAGCAAAGACCAGCTTGTCGCCGAAGTGGTGGCACAATTGCTCTCACCAGTCCACGACACCGTGGGCGCGCTGGGCGGCAATTTGCATGGTCTTTTGGACGGCATCGAAGCCAAAGCTACGGCTTAA
- a CDS encoding DUF2797 domain-containing protein gives MPEEFLLSYASFDAENRPFLEWQVDGRAERGDVLGQELSLEFDFSTKYCTGWLDFANHCSQACPDGATVDEKYENCLKCRNRTGFNPAFYHADSVSAQQEKINQNPHFLYLAYFSPEVIKVGISQEARGIRRPLEQGARVALKLETFASALIARQYEAKIASLNGIMETVAASKKLGLIKQPLDTATAEQALADALVRIQQKLGLDFPSRTLIMCDDYFHTEGRDFSSVIDMTGNKVLAGTVVSVIGSVLITEYDGQLLAYSLKKCIGHRAQTAQGTVDLEIPNTQLTLF, from the coding sequence ATGCCTGAGGAGTTCTTACTAAGCTACGCCAGCTTTGACGCTGAAAATCGGCCGTTTCTGGAATGGCAGGTTGATGGTAGGGCTGAGCGTGGTGATGTTTTGGGGCAGGAGTTGTCACTGGAGTTTGACTTTTCCACCAAATATTGCACCGGCTGGCTGGATTTTGCCAATCACTGCAGCCAGGCTTGTCCTGACGGCGCCACGGTTGATGAGAAATATGAAAATTGTTTGAAGTGTCGCAATCGCACCGGTTTCAATCCAGCGTTTTACCACGCTGATTCAGTGTCGGCACAGCAGGAAAAGATTAATCAAAATCCACATTTTTTGTATTTGGCGTATTTTTCACCAGAGGTGATCAAGGTCGGCATTTCGCAGGAAGCGCGCGGTATTCGGCGGCCGCTAGAACAGGGGGCACGCGTGGCATTGAAACTGGAGACGTTCGCTTCGGCGTTGATCGCCCGGCAATATGAGGCGAAAATTGCCAGTCTGAATGGCATCATGGAGACGGTGGCTGCCAGCAAAAAACTGGGGCTGATCAAGCAGCCGCTCGATACTGCAACGGCGGAACAAGCCCTAGCTGACGCATTGGTGCGTATCCAACAAAAGCTGGGGCTGGATTTTCCAAGCCGAACGCTCATTATGTGCGACGATTATTTTCATACTGAGGGTCGAGACTTCAGCAGTGTGATTGATATGACAGGGAATAAGGTTTTGGCTGGCACGGTTGTTAGCGTCATTGGCTCAGTGCTCATCACTGAATATGACGGGCAACTACTGGCGTATAGCCTGAAAAAGTGCATCGGGCATCGGGCACAAACAGCGCAAGGTACGGTTGACCTTGAGATACCTAACACGCAACTGACGCTATTTTGA
- the rplK gene encoding 50S ribosomal protein L11, producing MAKKVIGNLKLRIPAGRATAGPPVGSTLGQWGLNMMDFINPFNDATKDLMGKDVIVHIQVFEDRTFAWKSLGQPVDDMIREKAGIQKGSGKPHTDKVGKITRAQLEEIAEVKKDQLNAIDTDGAVKIIAGTARSMGVEVTD from the coding sequence ATGGCAAAGAAAGTCATTGGAAATCTAAAACTACGTATTCCAGCTGGTCGCGCTACCGCTGGGCCTCCAGTTGGTTCAACCTTGGGTCAGTGGGGACTAAACATGATGGACTTTATCAATCCATTTAACGACGCCACCAAAGATCTGATGGGTAAAGACGTTATTGTACACATTCAGGTGTTTGAAGACCGCACTTTCGCATGGAAATCATTGGGTCAGCCAGTGGACGATATGATCCGCGAAAAAGCTGGCATCCAAAAGGGTAGCGGCAAACCACATACCGACAAGGTTGGTAAAATTACCCGCGCTCAGCTGGAAGAAATCGCTGAAGTCAAAAAAGATCAGCTCAACGCCATCGACACAGACGGCGCCGTCAAAATCATCGCCGGCACTGCTCGCAGCATGGGTGTTGAAGTTACTGACTAA
- the rplL gene encoding 50S ribosomal protein L7/L12, with protein MADIKKLAEELTKLTVLEVNELKNHLKEEYGIEPAAAAVAVAGPAAGGDAAAADEKTEFTVTLKDAGAQKVAVIKAVKEITGLGLGEAKAIVDGAPAPVKEKVSKDEAEAAKKTLEDAGASVELS; from the coding sequence ATGGCTGATATTAAGAAATTGGCTGAAGAACTGACCAAGTTGACAGTTCTGGAAGTTAACGAATTGAAAAATCACTTGAAAGAAGAATACGGCATCGAGCCAGCTGCTGCAGCTGTCGCTGTTGCTGGTCCAGCTGCTGGCGGTGACGCTGCTGCGGCTGACGAAAAAACTGAGTTCACCGTCACCTTGAAAGACGCAGGTGCTCAGAAAGTTGCAGTCATCAAGGCTGTTAAAGAAATCACCGGCTTGGGTCTGGGTGAAGCTAAAGCTATCGTTGACGGCGCACCAGCACCAGTCAAAGAAAAAGTTTCAAAAGACGAAGCTGAAGCTGCAAAGAAGACTTTGGAAGACGCTGGCGCTAGCGTTGAGCTCAGCTAA
- the nusG gene encoding transcription termination/antitermination protein NusG yields MANNRYDSTRQWYAIHTYSGYEEKVAESIRQRINGVDMADKIFDVMVPKEKQIQIKNGKRKVVEAKIFQGYVLVEMNLTDETWYIIRNTPGVTGFVGADTTPTPVSDKEIAKIKKRMGVEEPKHQIDFSEGEVVSITDGPFKGFDGAIAEIDPIKGKIRVMVSMFGRDTPVELDALQVKKV; encoded by the coding sequence ATGGCAAATAATCGTTACGACTCAACCCGTCAGTGGTACGCTATTCACACCTATTCTGGCTACGAAGAAAAAGTAGCAGAATCCATTCGTCAGCGCATCAACGGTGTTGACATGGCAGACAAAATTTTCGACGTCATGGTCCCAAAAGAAAAACAAATCCAAATCAAAAACGGCAAACGCAAAGTCGTTGAGGCCAAGATCTTCCAAGGCTACGTTTTAGTAGAAATGAACCTAACTGATGAAACCTGGTACATCATCCGCAACACGCCTGGCGTGACTGGATTTGTCGGTGCCGACACTACGCCAACACCAGTTTCTGACAAAGAAATTGCCAAAATCAAAAAGCGCATGGGCGTCGAAGAGCCAAAGCACCAGATTGACTTCTCAGAGGGCGAAGTTGTTTCCATCACCGATGGTCCGTTCAAAGGCTTTGACGGTGCGATCGCCGAAATCGACCCAATCAAAGGCAAAATCCGCGTCATGGTCAGCATGTTTGGACGTGACACTCCAGTTGAACTTGACGCTTTGCAGGTGAAAAAGGTCTAA
- a CDS encoding lysophospholipid acyltransferase family protein, producing MAITTHGFDDIPEGPNVFVANHACMRDIFAIPASLPEDCDVVISSRLAYKNSSVGTAVRRLVIEKALHTIPLEVHGGKEYLEVGLKMARQALLDGRSLLIFPEGAYTGDAQVTKGRTGASRILFGASIGGGETQPIASRNSLQAVAY from the coding sequence ATGGCCATTACCACTCACGGCTTTGACGACATACCAGAAGGCCCGAATGTATTCGTAGCAAATCATGCTTGCATGCGTGATATCTTTGCTATACCAGCAAGCCTACCGGAGGATTGTGACGTTGTCATTAGTTCGCGATTGGCGTATAAAAATAGCTCTGTGGGCACGGCAGTGCGGCGACTAGTAATAGAAAAAGCACTACACACCATACCGCTCGAGGTGCACGGTGGCAAAGAATATTTAGAAGTCGGACTCAAAATGGCCAGACAAGCATTGCTTGACGGACGCTCACTACTCATCTTTCCAGAGGGCGCATATACCGGTGATGCTCAAGTTACCAAAGGCCGAACGGGCGCATCGCGAATTTTATTTGGAGCAAGCATAGGGGGGGGTGAAACCCAACCTATTGCCAGTAGGAATTCACTACAAGCCGTGGCCTACTGA
- the dnaX gene encoding DNA polymerase III subunit gamma/tau, with protein sequence MSQALYRKYRSRSLDEVLGQDHVTNILRRALEQGKIAHAYLLTGPRGVGKTSVARILAHEINQLPYDKEASHLDIIEIDAASNNGVDDIRALREKAQVAPVSAPKKIYIIDEVHMLSKPAFNALLKTLEEPPAHVVFILATTDADKLPATILSRVQQFFFHPISVDVMARQLMTIAEKEGFAIEADAARLIAERSHGGFRDSISMLDQLSILATPDQPLTVAMVTEYLGLSDAATLEKLLDLYQSEDSADILNILQELEQSGISPTVVSHQLLSIARARLRTNPSLVELIQQLIEVDRHPHPDLKLLTIFMQHHTQPDRPKKTVAQAVTVTPTVISTPAKPASSAEKPPKSQSTKPTEPVKKTSENQDAKPAQSTKKSPTKSRKSGAPLELDWQKVIEQAKEKSVGLSSLLQKSQWAFDGDKLTIFAGSAFYKKKLDDAKNRPLLAEIITAETGMELEVDIIGEKKPPEDEKLAEIAAMMGGGEEVNLEEL encoded by the coding sequence ATGAGTCAGGCACTGTACCGCAAATATCGCAGTCGTAGCTTGGACGAGGTGTTGGGGCAAGATCACGTGACCAACATTTTGCGCCGAGCGCTGGAGCAGGGGAAAATCGCCCATGCGTATTTGCTGACGGGTCCGCGCGGCGTGGGCAAAACCAGCGTAGCGCGCATTTTGGCGCATGAGATCAATCAGTTGCCATACGACAAGGAAGCCTCACACCTGGATATCATTGAGATTGATGCCGCCAGCAATAACGGTGTCGACGATATTCGGGCATTACGCGAAAAAGCGCAAGTCGCGCCGGTTTCCGCGCCGAAAAAAATCTACATCATCGACGAAGTCCACATGCTGTCCAAACCTGCCTTCAACGCACTGTTAAAGACGCTGGAGGAGCCGCCAGCACACGTAGTATTCATCCTCGCCACCACCGACGCCGACAAGCTGCCTGCCACCATTCTCAGCCGCGTCCAGCAATTTTTCTTTCACCCCATCTCAGTTGACGTCATGGCGCGCCAGCTGATGACTATCGCCGAGAAAGAGGGCTTTGCCATCGAGGCGGACGCTGCTCGGCTAATCGCTGAGCGCTCGCACGGTGGGTTCCGCGACAGCATCAGCATGCTCGATCAATTATCAATTTTGGCCACGCCCGACCAGCCACTGACCGTCGCCATGGTTACTGAATACTTAGGCTTAAGCGACGCAGCCACGCTGGAGAAGCTGCTTGATTTATATCAATCAGAGGACAGCGCTGATATCCTTAATATTCTGCAAGAGTTGGAACAAAGTGGTATCAGTCCAACTGTGGTATCACATCAATTATTGTCAATCGCTCGCGCCAGACTGCGCACAAACCCAAGCCTTGTTGAACTCATCCAGCAGCTCATCGAGGTTGATCGCCACCCGCACCCAGACCTGAAATTATTGACTATTTTCATGCAACATCACACTCAGCCAGACAGGCCGAAGAAGACAGTTGCCCAAGCTGTCACAGTAACGCCAACCGTCATTTCGACACCAGCCAAGCCAGCGTCGTCAGCAGAAAAGCCACCAAAAAGCCAGAGCACCAAACCAACTGAGCCAGTGAAAAAAACGTCCGAAAACCAAGACGCCAAACCAGCCCAATCAACCAAAAAATCGCCTACAAAATCACGTAAATCTGGTGCGCCACTAGAGCTGGACTGGCAAAAGGTAATCGAGCAGGCCAAGGAAAAATCAGTCGGCCTGTCGTCACTGCTCCAAAAAAGTCAGTGGGCGTTTGACGGAGATAAACTAACTATTTTTGCTGGTAGTGCGTTTTACAAGAAAAAGCTGGATGATGCAAAAAATCGACCATTGCTGGCAGAAATCATCACCGCAGAGACGGGAATGGAACTGGAAGTTGATATAATTGGAGAGAAGAAACCACCTGAAGACGAAAAATTGGCAGAAATCGCTGCTATGATGGGCGGTGGCGAAGAAGTGAATTTGGAGGAATTATAA
- the eno gene encoding phosphopyruvate hydratase, with protein MDFITITHIRARQILDSRGNPTVEADVILSDGCFGRAAVPSGASTGSHEAVELRDDELPFGGKGVLKAVENVNTEIADALRGMSPFDQEAIDQKMITLDETPNKGRLGANAILAVSLATAKAAAASRGVALFTYINTLAGNPQMSFPMPMVNVMNGGQHALGATDIQEYMIIPVGASTMQDAVTMSAEVFHVLAKVLKQEGYPTTVGDEGGYAPRVRYGNSEPITLLSRAIEQAGYLLERDFAFALDVAASEFYQSQTEQYNLSTENRVLDTDQMIKMYKELRAQYPIVSIEDGLNEEAWRGWQKLTLELGGTTQLVGDDLLVTNVERLEQAIEQKAGNAILIKPNQIGTLTETIAAVKMAKEAGWNTVMSHRSGETEDTTIAHLAVGLGTGQIKTGSMSRSERIAKYNELMRISELRPDIELARPFVQM; from the coding sequence ATGGACTTTATTACAATTACACACATCAGAGCACGTCAAATTTTAGATTCTCGAGGCAATCCAACGGTTGAAGCAGATGTCATATTGAGTGACGGTTGTTTTGGTCGGGCTGCCGTTCCCTCTGGGGCTAGCACTGGGTCTCACGAGGCGGTAGAGCTGCGAGATGATGAATTGCCATTTGGTGGCAAAGGCGTTTTGAAGGCGGTTGAAAATGTCAACACGGAAATTGCTGACGCACTGCGTGGTATGAGTCCGTTTGACCAAGAAGCTATCGACCAAAAGATGATCACCCTAGACGAAACGCCAAACAAGGGTCGTTTAGGCGCAAATGCCATCTTGGCGGTCAGTTTGGCAACTGCCAAAGCAGCAGCAGCGTCACGCGGTGTGGCACTGTTCACCTATATCAACACGTTGGCTGGTAACCCGCAGATGAGCTTCCCGATGCCGATGGTCAATGTCATGAACGGTGGTCAGCACGCGTTGGGTGCAACAGACATCCAAGAATACATGATCATCCCAGTTGGCGCGTCAACCATGCAAGACGCAGTGACCATGAGCGCTGAGGTGTTCCACGTGTTGGCAAAAGTTCTCAAACAAGAGGGTTACCCAACGACTGTGGGTGATGAAGGTGGCTATGCACCTCGCGTTCGTTACGGTAACTCTGAGCCAATCACCTTGCTCAGCCGTGCCATTGAGCAGGCTGGGTACTTGCTGGAGCGTGACTTTGCCTTTGCACTTGACGTGGCTGCCAGTGAGTTTTATCAGAGCCAGACTGAGCAGTACAATTTGTCCACGGAAAACCGCGTGCTGGATACTGACCAAATGATCAAGATGTATAAAGAATTACGTGCACAATACCCGATCGTCTCCATCGAAGATGGACTGAACGAAGAAGCCTGGCGTGGTTGGCAGAAGTTGACGCTGGAGTTGGGTGGTACCACGCAGTTGGTTGGCGACGACTTGTTAGTAACCAATGTTGAGCGTCTGGAACAGGCCATTGAGCAAAAAGCTGGCAATGCCATCCTCATCAAGCCAAACCAAATTGGTACACTGACCGAGACTATCGCCGCAGTCAAGATGGCCAAAGAAGCTGGTTGGAACACGGTGATGAGCCACCGTTCTGGCGAGACGGAAGATACTACCATCGCTCACTTGGCGGTTGGCCTGGGAACTGGACAAATCAAGACTGGTTCAATGTCTCGTTCGGAGCGCATCGCTAAGTACAATGAGCTGATGCGTATCTCAGAGCTGCGCCCTGACATCGAGCTGGCGCGACCGTTTGTGCAGATGTAG
- a CDS encoding GDSL-type esterase/lipase family protein: protein MRYSDRWVNRLKRELRGKVHIIADGLSGRVAGDFCKAKPYKNGKHTFAEALQQASNVDIVIIALGTNDLQQQYGRTAQAIIHDLTDYQKLADSADVIYLLPPAFSTGEDSGPEFTEQSEEIRQEILRDKDSLGEYIELPFIPLSDGIHFSAKGHRLVARAVKQALKARQA, encoded by the coding sequence GTGCGATACAGTGACCGGTGGGTTAACCGCCTGAAGCGAGAACTGCGAGGCAAAGTGCATATCATCGCCGACGGGCTGTCAGGTCGCGTAGCGGGAGATTTTTGTAAGGCAAAGCCGTACAAAAATGGTAAACATACGTTTGCAGAAGCTTTGCAACAGGCGAGCAATGTGGACATCGTCATCATCGCCCTTGGCACTAACGATTTACAACAGCAATACGGTAGGACGGCGCAAGCTATCATTCACGATTTGACGGATTATCAAAAACTGGCTGACAGCGCCGACGTCATATACCTCTTGCCGCCAGCATTTTCAACTGGTGAAGACTCTGGCCCAGAGTTTACGGAACAATCAGAAGAAATACGACAAGAAATCTTGAGAGATAAAGATTCGCTTGGTGAGTACATTGAGCTGCCGTTCATACCACTATCTGATGGTATTCATTTTTCAGCAAAAGGGCATCGCTTAGTGGCGCGCGCTGTTAAGCAAGCTTTGAAAGCGAGGCAGGCATGA
- a CDS encoding L-threonylcarbamoyladenylate synthase encodes MSEALTSAKLVVLRTDTIYGIVAAATNHCAMERLYRAKHRPANESCIILVADISDIPGLTATRRQHYLQLNAERPTSIIVPASNAFLHTTHQNGTLAFRLVTGNLARLINQTGPLLAPSANPAGMPPAKNITEAINYFGDMVSVYVDGGEVTTAVASRIIKLQAGDIVTIRA; translated from the coding sequence GTGTCAGAGGCACTCACTAGTGCCAAATTGGTCGTCCTCAGAACCGACACCATCTACGGCATCGTTGCTGCCGCGACTAACCACTGTGCCATGGAGCGCCTGTATCGCGCTAAACATCGTCCAGCTAACGAATCCTGCATCATCCTGGTCGCTGACATCTCCGACATCCCGGGTTTAACTGCTACTCGACGTCAGCACTACCTACAGCTGAATGCCGAGCGACCGACCAGCATCATTGTACCAGCCAGCAACGCTTTTTTGCACACCACCCACCAAAACGGCACACTAGCTTTTCGACTGGTCACCGGCAATTTAGCACGTCTCATCAACCAAACCGGCCCCTTGTTGGCACCCAGCGCCAACCCAGCTGGCATGCCACCAGCCAAAAATATCACCGAAGCCATCAATTACTTCGGTGATATGGTGAGTGTCTATGTCGACGGCGGAGAAGTAACAACTGCAGTCGCGTCACGCATCATCAAGTTGCAAGCTGGCGACATCGTCACTATTCGCGCTTAG
- the rplA gene encoding 50S ribosomal protein L1, protein MKKGPKPVTRPRLERRGKKYQEAAKKIEKDKVYTLEEALKLATETSPVKFDASVELHVRLGVDPRQADQNIRSTVSLPHGTGKEVRVAVFAPEEEHAAAKKAGADIIGDEEFLKQLDKEELNFDILVATPQYMPKLGKYARLLGPRGLMPNPKSGTVATDVATAVTEAKAGKVEYRVDKQAIVHLSVGKVSFGTEKLQDNARAFLSSLNAQKPSSLKGAYVKSVAVTTTMGPSIKVENNL, encoded by the coding sequence ATCAAAAAAGGTCCAAAGCCAGTCACCCGACCACGCCTAGAGCGCCGCGGCAAAAAATACCAAGAAGCTGCCAAAAAGATCGAGAAAGACAAAGTGTACACCCTGGAAGAAGCTTTGAAGCTGGCGACCGAGACCAGTCCAGTCAAATTTGACGCATCAGTGGAGCTGCACGTTCGGCTCGGTGTTGACCCACGCCAGGCAGACCAGAACATTCGCTCAACCGTGTCACTGCCTCACGGTACCGGTAAAGAGGTACGCGTCGCAGTATTTGCACCAGAAGAAGAGCACGCCGCTGCCAAAAAGGCTGGCGCCGACATCATTGGTGATGAAGAGTTCTTGAAGCAGCTGGACAAAGAAGAGCTGAACTTTGACATCTTGGTAGCAACGCCACAGTACATGCCAAAACTTGGTAAATACGCTCGCTTGCTCGGTCCACGTGGTTTGATGCCAAATCCAAAGTCTGGCACCGTAGCAACAGACGTGGCGACTGCCGTCACCGAAGCCAAAGCTGGTAAGGTGGAGTACCGTGTCGACAAACAAGCCATCGTTCACTTGAGCGTCGGTAAGGTGTCGTTTGGTACAGAAAAACTACAAGACAACGCCCGCGCATTTTTGAGCAGCCTAAACGCCCAAAAACCAAGCAGCCTCAAAGGCGCCTACGTCAAAAGTGTTGCCGTGACTACTACCATGGGTCCTAGTATCAAAGTTGAAAACAACCTCTAG
- the dnaB gene encoding replicative DNA helicase, with translation MSEASQHTSSGKLPPQNLDAEKSLLGAILIDEEVLADATEHVHPTDFYDKNHGLIFAGMMRLFEKHKPVDLLTLTDELKRKDELELIGGSAYLTELTNYVPTAAHAEAYAEMVAQKAVRRRLIKASADITELGYDESTTTQELLEKAEAELFSVSDQSLKQDLISLENILTDSFDRIEELHRNKDTLRGIRTGYRDLDNMTAGLQRSDLIILAARPAMGKTTLVTNLAYNVATIEKKPVLFFSLEMSKEQLVDRMLADASGVDSWNIRTGNLSDNDFAKLSEAMGEMAEAPIYIDDTPGLSILEMRTKARRLAHEGEIGLIIVDYLQLMQATNNHNGNRVQEVSEISRGLKLIARELNVPLIALSQLSRSVESRTPPIPQLADLRESGSIEQDADIVSFIYRPGYYEPDNPEVQNITDLIIAKHRNGPVGKVQLYFHPERLRFMSLDRRHD, from the coding sequence GTGAGCGAAGCAAGTCAACATACATCATCAGGCAAACTGCCCCCGCAAAATTTGGATGCCGAAAAGAGTTTACTGGGCGCGATATTGATCGACGAAGAAGTTTTGGCAGATGCGACCGAACACGTGCATCCTACTGATTTTTATGATAAAAATCATGGACTAATTTTTGCGGGCATGATGCGGCTGTTTGAAAAGCACAAGCCAGTCGATCTCTTGACTTTAACTGATGAACTGAAGCGTAAGGATGAATTAGAACTCATTGGCGGCTCGGCATATCTGACAGAGCTCACCAACTATGTGCCGACCGCTGCGCACGCTGAAGCATACGCCGAGATGGTGGCACAAAAAGCCGTACGGCGCCGACTCATCAAAGCCAGTGCTGACATCACCGAACTTGGCTATGACGAATCGACAACAACTCAGGAGTTATTGGAGAAGGCTGAAGCTGAACTATTTAGCGTCTCCGACCAATCGCTCAAACAAGACTTGATCAGCCTGGAAAATATTCTGACTGATAGTTTTGACCGAATTGAAGAATTGCACCGTAACAAAGACACGCTCCGTGGCATTCGCACTGGCTACCGCGACCTCGACAATATGACCGCTGGTTTGCAGCGCTCCGACCTGATCATTCTGGCCGCTCGTCCAGCCATGGGTAAGACCACGCTGGTGACCAATTTGGCGTACAACGTGGCGACCATCGAGAAAAAGCCAGTGCTGTTTTTCAGCCTGGAGATGAGCAAAGAGCAATTGGTTGATCGTATGTTGGCAGACGCCTCAGGTGTTGACAGCTGGAATATTCGCACCGGAAACTTGAGTGATAATGATTTTGCTAAGCTGTCCGAGGCCATGGGCGAGATGGCAGAAGCGCCAATTTACATTGATGACACGCCGGGCCTCAGCATTCTGGAAATGCGCACCAAAGCTCGCCGTTTGGCACATGAAGGCGAAATTGGCCTGATCATCGTCGACTACTTGCAGCTGATGCAGGCCACCAACAATCACAACGGTAACCGCGTCCAGGAAGTGTCAGAAATTTCCCGCGGCCTGAAGTTAATTGCCCGTGAGCTTAACGTGCCGCTGATCGCCCTGAGTCAGCTGAGTCGTTCCGTCGAGTCGCGCACGCCACCAATTCCACAGCTAGCCGACCTGCGTGAGTCCGGCTCCATCGAGCAGGACGCCGACATCGTCAGCTTTATTTACCGCCCAGGTTACTACGAACCAGACAATCCAGAAGTCCAAAATATCACCGATCTAATCATCGCCAAGCACCGTAACGGTCCGGTCGGTAAAGTCCAATTATACTTCCACCCAGAACGCCTCCGCTTCATGAGTCTGGACAGACGACACGATTAA